One genomic segment of Burkholderiaceae bacterium includes these proteins:
- the secA gene encoding preprotein translocase subunit SecA, whose translation MATTFLTKIFGSRNDRLLKQYRKVAARINALEPQFEQLDDAALRGKTQEFRDRLAAGETLEQLLPEAFATVREASKRVMKMRHFDVQLVGGMALHEGKIGEMRTGEGKTLTATLPVYLNALEGKGVHVVTVNDYLANRDAQWMGRLYNFLGLSVGVNLPQMPREEKQAAYNADITYGTNNEYGFDYLRDNMVYEVADRVQRKLHYAIVDEVDSILIDEARTPLIISGQAEDHTAMYLAMNQVAPLLVRQEGEADPRTGEGVTKPGDFTVDEKAHQIYLTEQGHETAERVLAERGLIAEGASLYDAANIALMHHLYAALRAHYLFHRDQHYVVQQGEQGPEIVIVDEFTGRLMSGRRWSDGLHQAVEAKEGVPIQAENQTLASITFQNYFRLYGKLAGMTGTADTEAYEFQEIYGLETVVIPPNKPPKRDDQLDRVYKTTKEKYDAAIADIRECHERGQPVLVGTSSIENSEIISELLTKAKLPHQVLNAKQHAREADIVAQAGHSKMITIATNMAGRGTDIVLGGNVEKTIDALQQDTSLDDAARAARAAELRAQWQKDHDHVVALGGLRIIATERHESRRIDNQLRGRSGRQGDPGSSRFYLSLDDPLMRIFAGDRVRAIMDRLKMPEGEAIEAGIVTRSIESAQRKVEARNFDIRKQLLEYDDVSNDQRKVIYQERNDILDAKDLTEQIDAFRDGSMTDLVRQYVPAESVEEQWDIPGLEKTLAEQWQIELPLAQEVEAASAITDEDIVEKVVAAANQAYARRLELVGPENFHPFERAVLLQSIDMHWREHLAALDYLRQGIHLRSYGQKQPKQEYKREAFELFGQLLDVIKNDVTRTLMTVRIQSSEQIEQAAQDFEARGERVSNVTYTAPTETGEAESVPEAAARSMAASIAATAAAVPRVGRNDPCPCGSGKKYKHCHGALN comes from the coding sequence ATGGCCACGACCTTTCTCACCAAGATTTTCGGCAGCCGTAACGACCGACTGCTGAAGCAGTATCGCAAAGTCGCCGCGCGCATCAACGCGCTGGAGCCGCAGTTCGAGCAGCTCGACGACGCGGCCTTGCGCGGCAAGACGCAGGAGTTTCGTGACCGGCTGGCGGCCGGGGAGACGCTGGAGCAGCTGCTGCCCGAGGCCTTCGCCACCGTGCGCGAGGCCTCCAAGCGCGTGATGAAGATGCGCCACTTCGACGTGCAGCTGGTGGGCGGCATGGCGCTGCACGAGGGCAAGATCGGCGAGATGCGCACCGGCGAGGGCAAGACGCTGACGGCCACGCTGCCGGTGTACCTGAACGCGCTCGAGGGCAAGGGCGTGCACGTGGTCACCGTCAACGACTACCTGGCCAACCGCGACGCGCAGTGGATGGGACGGCTGTACAACTTCCTGGGCCTGTCGGTGGGCGTGAACCTGCCGCAGATGCCGCGCGAGGAAAAGCAGGCCGCCTACAACGCCGACATCACCTACGGCACCAACAACGAGTACGGCTTCGACTACCTGCGCGACAACATGGTCTACGAGGTGGCCGACCGGGTGCAGCGCAAGCTGCACTACGCCATCGTCGACGAGGTGGACTCGATCCTGATCGACGAGGCGCGCACGCCGCTGATCATCAGCGGCCAGGCCGAGGACCACACCGCCATGTACCTGGCGATGAACCAGGTGGCGCCGCTGCTGGTGCGCCAGGAGGGCGAGGCCGACCCGCGCACGGGCGAGGGCGTGACCAAGCCGGGCGACTTCACGGTCGACGAGAAGGCGCACCAGATCTACCTGACCGAGCAGGGCCACGAGACCGCCGAGCGCGTGCTGGCCGAGCGCGGCCTGATCGCCGAGGGTGCCAGCCTGTACGACGCGGCCAACATCGCGCTGATGCACCACCTGTACGCGGCGCTGCGCGCGCACTACCTGTTCCACCGCGACCAGCACTACGTGGTGCAGCAGGGCGAGCAGGGGCCCGAGATCGTCATCGTCGACGAGTTCACCGGCCGCCTGATGAGCGGGCGCCGCTGGAGCGACGGCCTGCACCAGGCGGTGGAGGCCAAGGAAGGCGTGCCGATCCAGGCCGAGAACCAGACCCTGGCCTCGATCACGTTCCAGAACTACTTTCGCCTGTACGGCAAGCTGGCCGGCATGACCGGCACGGCCGACACCGAGGCCTACGAGTTCCAGGAAATCTACGGGCTGGAGACCGTGGTCATCCCGCCCAACAAGCCGCCCAAGCGCGACGACCAGCTCGACCGCGTCTACAAGACCACCAAGGAAAAATACGACGCCGCCATCGCCGACATCCGCGAATGCCACGAGCGCGGCCAGCCGGTGCTGGTGGGCACCTCCTCGATCGAGAACTCCGAGATCATCTCCGAGCTGCTGACCAAGGCCAAGCTGCCGCACCAGGTGCTCAACGCCAAGCAGCACGCGCGCGAGGCCGACATCGTGGCCCAGGCCGGCCATTCGAAGATGATCACCATCGCCACCAACATGGCGGGGCGCGGCACCGACATCGTGCTGGGCGGCAACGTCGAGAAAACCATCGACGCGCTGCAGCAGGACACCAGCCTGGACGATGCGGCCCGCGCCGCGCGCGCCGCCGAGCTGCGCGCGCAGTGGCAGAAGGACCACGACCACGTGGTGGCGCTGGGCGGCCTGCGCATCATCGCCACCGAGCGGCACGAGAGCCGCCGCATCGACAACCAGCTGCGCGGCCGTTCGGGCCGCCAGGGCGACCCGGGCTCCTCGCGCTTTTACCTGAGCCTGGACGATCCGCTGATGCGCATCTTTGCCGGCGACCGGGTGCGCGCCATCATGGACCGCCTGAAGATGCCCGAGGGCGAGGCCATCGAGGCCGGCATCGTCACGCGCAGCATCGAAAGCGCGCAGCGCAAGGTCGAGGCGCGCAACTTCGACATCCGCAAGCAGCTGCTGGAGTACGACGACGTCTCCAACGACCAGCGCAAGGTGATCTACCAGGAGCGCAACGACATCCTGGACGCCAAGGACCTGACCGAGCAGATCGACGCCTTCCGCGACGGCAGCATGACCGACCTGGTGCGCCAGTACGTGCCCGCCGAGTCGGTCGAGGAGCAATGGGACATCCCCGGCCTGGAGAAGACCCTGGCCGAGCAGTGGCAGATCGAACTGCCGCTGGCGCAGGAGGTCGAGGCCGCCAGCGCCATCACCGACGAGGACATCGTCGAGAAGGTGGTGGCTGCGGCGAACCAGGCCTACGCCCGGCGGCTGGAGCTGGTGGGGCCGGAGAACTTCCACCCCTTCGAGCGCGCCGTGCTGCTGCAAAGCATCGACATGCACTGGCGCGAGCACCTGGCCGCGCTGGACTACCTGCGCCAGGGCATCCACCTGCGCAGCTACGGCCAGAAGCAGCCCAAGCAGGAATACAAGCGCGAGGCCTTCGAGCTGTTCGGCCAGCTGCTGGACGTCATCAAGAACGACGTCACGCGCACGCTGATGACGGTGCGCATCCAGTCCAGCGAGCAGATCGAGCAGGCCGCGCAGGACTTCGAGGCGCGCGGCGAGCGCGTGAGCAACGTCACTTACACCGCGCCCACCGAGACCGGCGAGGCCGAGAGCGTGCCCGAGGCGGCCGCGCGCAGCATGGCGGCCTCGATTGCCGCCACCGCTGCCGCCGTGCCGCGCGTGGGCCGCAACGATCCCTGTCCCTGCGGCAGCGGCAAGAAGTACAAGCACTGCCATGGCGCCTTGAACTGA